The sequence below is a genomic window from Bombus pyrosoma isolate SC7728 linkage group LG9, ASM1482585v1, whole genome shotgun sequence.
TCCCGTGTACTGCACAAGAAAAATCGCCTACAATGAAGTTCGTTGTAAGTTTCTACCAGTTACGAACGAGTCTCTCATTGTATGTCTGAGACTCGTACTTCATCCATTTTGCGCCATCTTGATTTTGAACTTAAACTTTGCCTCTGCTCAGAGGGTGTTCATATTCTCTAACTTTAGTTCTCTGACTATATAAGACACTATTCgatttcgatagaaatattgagttaatttttttataattgcaGATTGTTCTCTTCGCCGTTATGGCCGTCGCCAGTGCCTACCCTGGATACATTCATGCACCGGTAAGTGAAGCCAGAAATTTCTGGAAACTGTTAATCCGACTGAGAGTTTGTAAATCGAAGTATGGTATTGCACGTTCTGAAATAatcttctaataatttgtTACGTTTAATGctagaaaatgttttatactgTTGGCTCGGATTATTAAAACGTAACACTTTTCTAAAAGGTTCGACATCTTAATCTTCTCCTTAACACTTTGAGATAAGCAACTTCTACGAATACTGTCTTCCAACCATTACTATCATGACAGTGTTCGATAACGAAATAGTTAGTACTCATCTTACCTCTAcgattttaacatttttcttaactCGACGACGTCCAAATGTTACTGGACGAAACTTGGGCCGTGATCGATCCAAGTCAAGAAAAAATCCTTCAACGATCGCGTCACTGATTTAACGTATTCTCTTCAGCACCtattttcacgtttctttcctttcgttcaTTTACTGGTAATCTAATCTTCCGGAGACTTTTGTTCGCTCCTACGATGCATTTTCCAGCATCGATCTTCGTTAACCGAGAAATTGGACTTGCTCGGTGGAAAGTAACCAAACGTAACCAAGTTTCCATATCGAGGTTTGAACGGTAGAtgaattgaaacgaaatcCTGATTTTTGAAACACATAGGTGTCACAACCATGGCCAGCACCTGAAGCTTGGCCAGCACCTGCACCATGGGCAGCACCTTCGTACGTTAAGGTCGCTCAACCTTCGTATGTTAAGGTTGCTGCAGCACCGTTAGTCAAGGTATCTGCGCCTCAGGTAACGATAGAGATACTATAAGATTAATATCATGTTGGAAGTTAACACAAGTTAGTAGGAGAAACTCTTCGTTGAACGTGTAACATCTCAACAGTATTACAAATAACTTACATGTATTTAATCCCGTTCTAAGCTACTTTCACAAACATCACTTCTACCATTCACCTGGAAGTATCAGTAATTTTGGAATACCTTATCAGTCTTAACAGAAACCCTTCACTTTGTGTTTCGCAAGTTCATTCTCAGAATCAGTCTGCGTAGACTACTTTCCTTCATCATCATAATTTCTGACTAGCTTGACCATGCGATCGAAATTACTACCACATCATCGATAACTTCTCATTTTCCACGTCTAATGGATCGTTTAAAGCAGACCGCTAGTTACGAGTCACGTAACTTAGCTTTCCAGTCAATCAGGGAACGTAATCGGATCTTGGTCGtccaatttaattattcgttactCAATGGATCTATAAAGTTTGTAACGAAACTGCAGTTGAACTACAATACTAACAAGTGATTCGTAACCCCTTATGCAACTGTTCCTCGTAACGAGTCGCTCGAATTCACTGTTGCTGATTTTCTACTCGCTCCAGTTCTTACATCCATGGCAATCATGGACGCGTTTAATGACTTCCATGTTtcttaaacatttattatttatccataattcattaaaaatcgatTACTCGATATTATTTGCTAACTTTTTCTTCAGTAAACAAAAGAgcggaaaagaaaatatttcccgAAGGGAAATCTTCGtgatagaaatttctaatagaatttatatatttattagataatCGATTAACATCCGAAAAAATTCCCACAGGTTCATGCTCCGGAAGTGCACCAAGTGCTCCAGATCCCGCAACAAGCGTCGATTCCGGCCCCCCACCCCCAACCCCTCAACATTAAAATCCCACATGTTCAGACTGTGAAGATCCCATACCACGGACCTAAGATCGTGCAGCCACATCTCATCGGCGTTGAATCGTACGTGGAACCCCAAATCAAAGTCGTCAAGGCTCCCGTCTCCCATCACCCCTGGGATTAAATTTCTGCATGGCACCAACTGAACTCGCTGGTCCAGGGTGATCCATCCTGGATGAGCCGTCCTGAGGTGCATCTGGAGTAGCGACGCTTTACAAACAACGATAACCATGGCCAACATCGAAATTGTCCTGGTGGGAAAGAAGCTTGAGACGATATACATTTGAAGCATCCACGTCGATGGTAGTCACAGCAACGCACGAGTTCTTCATCCTAGGGGAACTAGCTCTCCAAGATCGATCGAACTATATTCATTCGGGACAAGGGGAGTCAGAAAACTAATCAGTATTATCCAGCGATTAATCACGGACGAAGAACATCGAGCTTGCAGATCGTTCGAAGATCACGAAAATCGACGCCCTCAGGATCGGCGAGCGTTTTGGACCACCCGAAGACCTCAGACCAGGCACCCAATCTTAAAAAAagtttacttattttttatcctCATAGAGCAACCACACGATACACGATTACACGAGCGCAGCGACTTTATTACAGACTCACTTCCTGTATCTGCCCTTTCCTTGTTTAACTCAACCTTTTGTTTCTGGACGCGTCGAAATTCTTGTGCGGCATGTGATATTGAAGAAGACATCACGACATCGGAGCCTtcattgtatattttcttctcttctttccacCTACCACCCATCCCTTCCCCTACCATACTTTTGCAAcaacacttttatttattttctaataaaagttaatttttatgtcttgtgataaaaaattttctgtaatctttttcattcgtttatttcCCGTTCctctatattttacaaagttcTTTACTCATATAAGCTGTTTTTATCTATATCTTCACAGTTTCAATGTTTTTTCTGCTATTTTAATACATTGGTATTATCAGCGCATGATAACAAACGGTCTTAAGCCTGGCACATGAACGCGACCCGGAAGCTCCATGATACAAATCAATCTAATGTCGCCAGGGTAACGACTCGCCCAAACAAAAACGCTCAACCTGCTACTATTATTTTCACAGTGTATCGTGTCAGAAGACCAGCAAGTCAAACAGttcaaatcgatcgatcgtatcaactttcgaaatttgaacaaaagtttttttaattagttgTGCAAGTCTTTGCCATGCTATCTTGATCTcgtcataataatttttgaaagagattcgaataaagataaaaaatactgAATCTTGTATTACGCTCTGTTTAGAATAAATGAAAGCGTGCTGTTTATTCGTACatgaatttcttgaaaataatcgCTATGATAATTTCGGCAATTTCTTCAGTTTTACAGCCTTCTTACACGCTTCTGACAACTAAAAGGCGCTCAAGAGACTGCACCGTAAGAATTACGCAACGAGAAAGCGCCACGAATCGTAAATCGTTCTAATTCGATGCAGCAGTCGCAGGt
It includes:
- the LOC122570974 gene encoding cyclin-dependent kinase inhibitor 1C-like, which codes for MKFVIVLFAVMAVASAYPGYIHAPVSQPWPAPEAWPAPAPWAAPSYVKVAQPSYVKVAAAPLVKVSAPQVHAPEVHQVLQIPQQASIPAPHPQPLNIKIPHVQTVKIPYHGPKIVQPHLIGVESYVEPQIKVVKAPVSHHPWD